The window CGGATCCAACCCACTGGTCGGTTCATCCAAGATCAACAGTTCAGGGTCGTGAGCCGTCGCGAGCGCCAAAGCCACTTTGGCTCGTTGGCCTTTGCTCATCGATTTGATCTTCGTCGCCGGCGGAACCTGAAACTCTTCGATCAAATCACGATAGCGTGCGATGAAGCCATCGTCGTAGAACGCACTAACGAACCATCCGATTTCAGGTGGAGTCATCCACTCATACAGGGCCGGCGAGTCAGACACATAGCCGATCTTTCGCCTGATCTCCTCGGAGTTCTGACCACAGTCATGTCCCAAGATCGATGCCATTCCCGCGTCTGGCTTTTGAAAGCCGGTCAAGATCCGAATCAACGTTGTCTTGCCCGCACCGTTCTCACCGAGCAACGCGAATACAGTCCCCGCCGGAACATGCAAACTGACGTTGTCCAAAGCGACCGTGTTTCGAAACCGCTTGCTCACTCGATCGACTTGAATGATGCCTCCAGGTTCAACATTCGGCCGAGCTTGGTGCGAATCATACGCAGGTCGATTCGAGGCAATGTCAGAAGCTTCCCGTGTCGTTGGCTCACGCCCGATGGAATCCAATTCATTCATGGCTCGGCTCGTTGTTGGAGGAAGAAGCAGATTCAAGGTTTGATTCGTCTGAGTTGGACTTCGTGGCGGCTGCACTCAATCGCGCCAGCTCCGACTCAAAAAGTGACCGCAACTGATCCGGCGACATGCCACCGGCAATCGCATCGGCCAGAGCGCGGCGAACCCCGTCCCCGACCAAGTCATCACGGGCGGATGTGCAGGCTTCGATCGCATCGCGGCGGACCACCATCCCGCGACCACGCAGTGGCTTGAGAATTTCTTGGGCCTGTAGCTCGCGATAGGCCCGCGCGATCGTGTTGGGATTCAGCGCGATGTCGCGAGAAAGCTGACGCACGCTGGGGAGCATTTGGCCTCCCACCAGCGTGCCATCGGCAACGGCGAGCTTGACCTGACGAACGATCTGCTCGTAGATCGGCACGTCGCTGGCCGCGTCAATGGAAAAGAACATGGGCGTCTCCTGGGAAGGAGTTCGAGACACCAGACGATGCACCGAACCTGTGTGCTATCACGATAGCACACCTCAGTGCCCTGTCAACGTTTTGCAGCGAAAAATCCGCACGACCGTTCCGAACGGACCTTCGTCCCACATGATTTCTCGATCTTTTCCTGCGAACGACAAAGTGAACAAGGTGACACCGATCAGCGAGCCAACCTTTGCAAACGCCGCCACTCAACACGTGGCATCCCGACGCGAATTCGTCCGCGTCGCCCGCAATGATCCAACCGATTCTCGAAGCCAATTGCCGATGTCGACCGCCGACTCAGCCACCCAATCGACCACACCCCGTTCAGCCTTTCGCGTCGATTCGCTCGCGATCGGCATGATCGTGATGTTGGCAATGACGGTGCTCGGGCGTGGCATCGGATTCATTCGCGGCATGGCGTTTTGTCGCTTGATGGACGATACCGATGTCGGGCGCTGGTCGATGGCGTTTGGATTCATCACGTTGATCACTCCGGTGATGCTGCTGGGGATCCCCGGGGTGCTGCCTCGATTCACGGAACACTTTCGCCTCAAACGTTCACTCACACCATTCGTACGCCGGATCGCGATCGGGACACTGTCCTGCACAGTGATCTTCGTCACAACCATGTTGTGGCTTCCCGATTGGTTTGGATGGATCGTTTTCCTGCAACCGCAAGACAACCGACTGATCTATGGCGTCGCGGGCGCAGTCGTCGGGATGATTGTTTACAACTTCATCAGTGACCTGAACGGTTCACTTCGGCAAGTCCGAATGGTCTCATGCATGCAATTCATGCAGGGCGTTGGATTCACGCTGCTCAGTGTTGCATGGTTGCTGACTGGTGGAACATTCACCGGCGTTGTCTGGATGTTTGCCGCATCATGCTTGGTCGCATCGCTACCAGGGCTGTGGTCACTCGTTCGCTCTTGGGATTCAGCGCAGATTCTTCAAGACTCGGAAGAAGAATCCAACTCACCCACTGCAGACAAAACACTGCCGTCCGATGACGTCCCATTTGGCCTGTGGAACATGATTCGCCGACTGGCACCCTACGCGACCGCTCTTTGGCTGATGAATTTGATTGGGAACCTTTTTGAGCTTTCCGATCGATACATGATTTTGCATTTCATTCCCGCCACCGAAACACTCTCCGCTGAAATCGCTGGGCAAGCCGCGGTTGGCCAATATCATTCCGGCCGCATCATTCCCATGCTGTTGCTGAGCCTGGGGACAATGATCGGTGGGGTGATGCTGCCCTATTTGTCTGCGGACTGGGAAGCGAAACGTTTCGCCGCGGTGCAAACTCGATTGCGTGATGCGTTGCTGGCGGTGTCGATCGTCTTCACATGCGGAAGCGCGATGGCGATTCTGCTTGGACCTTGGATCTTCAATGTGCTATTGCAAGGCCGCTACACCGACGGGATGACATTGATGCCGATGGCTCTTTGCTTTTGTACTTGGGCAGCTCTCGTGACCGTCGGTCAGAACTATCTGTGGACGGTTGAAAAAGGAAAATGGGTTCCAGTCGCG of the Rhodopirellula baltica SH 1 genome contains:
- a CDS encoding ABC transporter ATP-binding protein, encoding MSKRFRNTVALDNVSLHVPAGTVFALLGENGAGKTTLIRILTGFQKPDAGMASILGHDCGQNSEEIRRKIGYVSDSPALYEWMTPPEIGWFVSAFYDDGFIARYRDLIEEFQVPPATKIKSMSKGQRAKVALALATAHDPELLILDEPTSGLDPMVRRQFLESMVDRAAAGRTVLLSSHHINEVERVADMVAMIHGGQVKLVQSMNDLKQHTRIVTATMDDAHVESPDLPGRVLSETSNGRQRRWVITDWNDAGDLHWGPNDGVRQFHVSVPTLEEVFIAVCGQPIRDEPSSFDRRQEVNDGHFA
- a CDS encoding GntR family transcriptional regulator produces the protein MFFSIDAASDVPIYEQIVRQVKLAVADGTLVGGQMLPSVRQLSRDIALNPNTIARAYRELQAQEILKPLRGRGMVVRRDAIEACTSARDDLVGDGVRRALADAIAGGMSPDQLRSLFESELARLSAAATKSNSDESNLESASSSNNEPSHE
- a CDS encoding lipopolysaccharide biosynthesis protein yields the protein MSTADSATQSTTPRSAFRVDSLAIGMIVMLAMTVLGRGIGFIRGMAFCRLMDDTDVGRWSMAFGFITLITPVMLLGIPGVLPRFTEHFRLKRSLTPFVRRIAIGTLSCTVIFVTTMLWLPDWFGWIVFLQPQDNRLIYGVAGAVVGMIVYNFISDLNGSLRQVRMVSCMQFMQGVGFTLLSVAWLLTGGTFTGVVWMFAASCLVASLPGLWSLVRSWDSAQILQDSEEESNSPTADKTLPSDDVPFGLWNMIRRLAPYATALWLMNLIGNLFELSDRYMILHFIPATETLSAEIAGQAAVGQYHSGRIIPMLLLSLGTMIGGVMLPYLSADWEAKRFAAVQTRLRDALLAVSIVFTCGSAMAILLGPWIFNVLLQGRYTDGMTLMPMALCFCTWAALVTVGQNYLWTVEKGKWVPVAMAAGLLSNLALNAWLLPMYGLQGAVIATLCSHGVVMSGVWLAMIGCGYKVDMTLVVLSLLPVSLLVSPYVALLLAIAIGLMVWNDDATRQRWLESLPENVRAKLPLLG